The Palleronia sp. THAF1 genome window below encodes:
- a CDS encoding tetratricopeptide repeat protein produces MAWFIPNLKSAVTAWIVCAGLASAQAEEDRLADLFAALQVAEGQDALQIASKIVDEWSQSGSPSMDLLLDRGRSALEEGDTTTAIGHLSALVDHAPEFAEAYNARATAYFSADQYGPALADIQTALALNPRHFGAMTGLAIMFEEIGELEGALTAWREVRRYYPASPEAEAAIPRLEREVDGRTL; encoded by the coding sequence ATGGCTTGGTTTATCCCGAATCTCAAATCTGCCGTCACGGCATGGATCGTTTGCGCAGGCTTGGCGTCCGCGCAAGCCGAAGAGGATCGCTTGGCCGACCTTTTCGCGGCGCTGCAAGTGGCCGAAGGTCAGGACGCGTTGCAGATCGCCAGCAAGATCGTGGACGAGTGGTCCCAGTCGGGGTCGCCGTCGATGGATCTTTTGCTGGATCGCGGGCGCTCGGCGCTGGAAGAGGGCGATACGACGACGGCTATCGGCCATCTGTCCGCCTTGGTCGATCACGCGCCGGAGTTCGCCGAAGCCTACAACGCGCGGGCCACGGCCTACTTCAGCGCCGACCAGTACGGCCCCGCGCTGGCCGATATTCAAACGGCGCTGGCTTTGAACCCCCGCCATTTCGGGGCGATGACGGGGCTGGCCATCATGTTCGAAGAGATCGGCGAACTTGAGGGCGCGCTGACCGCTTGGCGCGAAGTCCGCCGCTACTACCCCGCCAGCCCGGAGGCAGAGGCGGCCATTCCGCGCCTGGAACGTGAGGTCGACGGGCGGACGCTGTAG
- a CDS encoding SCP2 sterol-binding domain-containing protein has product MSEMIDAAVKELNQKTGGSFDGSAKFVVEDEGTIMLDGEGARAADEDAEVTMTADSDTFREIFEGSLDPTSAFMSGRLKIDGDMGQAMKLAQTL; this is encoded by the coding sequence ATGAGCGAGATGATCGACGCGGCAGTGAAAGAACTGAACCAGAAGACCGGCGGCAGCTTCGACGGCTCGGCCAAGTTCGTGGTAGAGGATGAAGGCACCATCATGCTCGACGGCGAAGGCGCCCGCGCCGCGGACGAGGACGCCGAAGTCACCATGACCGCCGACTCGGACACCTTCCGCGAAATCTTCGAAGGATCGCTCGATCCGACCTCCGCCTTCATGTCCGGCCGCCTGAAGATCGACGGCGACATGGGGCAGGCCATGAAGCTGGCGCAGACGCTCTAG
- a CDS encoding alpha/beta fold hydrolase: protein MSAAPAATQAHWLTTTDGLRIRVAHLSPDTARGTVLLFPGRTEYIEKYGQIIADFADAGLASIIIDWRGQGLSDRLLADPLSGHVRAFNDYQYDVAALVAHAQELRLPKPWYLLAHSMGGAIGLKALIDGLPVERAAFSAPMWGLPLSTALRPAAWTMSHVASAVGLRHLYSPGTSAVSYPNETNFDENVLTHDRDQYATMAKQTETYPELALGGPSLGWLATSLRALRWMAGRPNPATPTLTILGTSEAIVDPAAIRLRMANWPNGTLLEIDGGHHECLMETPDRREKAISAILDHFTD, encoded by the coding sequence GTGTCCGCGGCGCCCGCTGCGACGCAGGCACATTGGCTGACCACGACCGACGGGCTGCGCATTCGCGTGGCCCATCTGTCGCCGGATACGGCGCGCGGCACCGTCCTGCTGTTTCCGGGACGTACCGAATACATCGAGAAATACGGTCAGATCATCGCGGATTTCGCCGATGCCGGTCTGGCCTCGATCATCATCGACTGGCGCGGTCAGGGTCTGTCCGACCGCCTGCTGGCCGATCCGCTATCGGGCCACGTGCGCGCGTTCAACGACTACCAGTATGACGTGGCCGCGCTTGTCGCCCACGCGCAGGAATTACGCCTGCCCAAACCGTGGTATCTGCTGGCGCACTCCATGGGCGGGGCCATCGGCCTGAAGGCCCTGATCGACGGCCTGCCAGTCGAACGTGCCGCCTTCTCGGCCCCCATGTGGGGCTTGCCGCTCTCCACCGCGCTGCGCCCCGCCGCCTGGACCATGAGCCACGTGGCCAGCGCCGTCGGCCTGCGCCACCTCTATTCGCCGGGCACCAGCGCCGTGTCCTACCCGAATGAGACCAACTTCGACGAGAACGTGCTGACCCACGATCGGGATCAGTACGCCACGATGGCAAAGCAAACCGAGACGTACCCCGAACTGGCCCTCGGCGGTCCGTCGCTGGGCTGGCTCGCCACATCCCTGCGCGCCCTGCGCTGGATGGCCGGCCGCCCCAACCCGGCGACACCAACGCTGACGATCCTTGGCACGTCAGAAGCCATCGTGGACCCCGCCGCCATCCGGTTGCGCATGGCGAATTGGCCCAACGGCACCCTGCTGGAAATCGACGGCGGCCACCACGAATGCCTGATGGAGACGCCTGACAGGCGCGAGAAGGCGATAAGCGCGATCCTGGATCACTTCACGGATTAA
- a CDS encoding VOC family protein: MATLDHAFVIMPTEASARKALTRDGLRASYRRAHPGQGTRNLCACLDDVFLEYLWFDDSEIGVAARRAGLVGRSCRLGLCWRGAAPTEVFAYQPDYLPQGVTIEIATLSRDPEMPFFFGFKGAVPPILRKDGLPGRRQRPRFARLSSATLFHPQASRLARRVAKVDGLELRRGAPELDMSIVDPGGRMRRRIRWHG, translated from the coding sequence ATGGCCACTCTGGACCACGCCTTTGTCATCATGCCCACAGAGGCTTCGGCGCGGAAGGCGCTGACGCGGGACGGATTGCGCGCGAGCTACCGTCGGGCGCATCCGGGCCAAGGGACACGTAATCTTTGTGCCTGTTTGGATGACGTGTTCCTTGAATATCTATGGTTCGATGATTCAGAAATTGGCGTTGCTGCGAGGCGGGCCGGACTTGTCGGACGTTCTTGCCGGTTGGGACTGTGTTGGCGTGGGGCTGCTCCGACAGAGGTCTTTGCGTATCAGCCGGACTACCTGCCTCAGGGCGTAACGATTGAAATCGCTACCCTGTCGCGCGATCCCGAAATGCCTTTTTTCTTTGGGTTCAAGGGGGCGGTGCCGCCAATCCTTCGGAAAGACGGTCTGCCTGGGCGGCGGCAACGCCCGCGGTTTGCACGGCTGTCGAGCGCCACGTTATTTCACCCACAGGCCAGCCGACTAGCGCGGCGGGTGGCAAAGGTCGACGGATTGGAATTACGTCGAGGTGCGCCTGAATTGGACATGTCTATCGTCGATCCAGGCGGGCGGATGCGTCGACGTATTCGCTGGCACGGTTAG
- a CDS encoding peptidase, whose protein sequence is MTYCVGLLLDDGLVLLSDTRTNAGVDNISTYRKMFTFVDPGERAIAIMTAGSLSVTQTTLAKLEEAISDPDAPSIMTAGTMLEVVEMVGRTLSEVSTHVAGQMGAKAASARASMIVAGQRKGGAPRLFLVYPEGNFIEATDDTPYLQIGEHKYGKPILDRVVEPGTTLTDAKKAVLLSMDSTLRSNLSVGLPLDLCVIETDKMMISEMRRIEADDQVFASMSQAWSQALRDGFRGIEI, encoded by the coding sequence ATGACTTACTGCGTTGGACTGCTGCTCGACGACGGGCTTGTCCTGCTGTCCGATACCCGCACGAACGCGGGCGTCGACAACATTTCGACCTACCGCAAGATGTTCACCTTCGTCGATCCGGGCGAGCGGGCGATTGCGATCATGACGGCGGGGTCGCTATCGGTCACGCAGACCACGCTCGCCAAGCTGGAGGAAGCGATTTCCGACCCCGATGCGCCGTCAATCATGACGGCGGGCACGATGCTGGAAGTGGTCGAGATGGTGGGCCGGACCCTGTCCGAAGTGTCTACCCACGTGGCGGGCCAGATGGGCGCGAAGGCCGCCAGCGCGCGGGCGTCAATGATCGTGGCGGGCCAGCGCAAGGGCGGCGCGCCCCGGCTGTTCCTTGTCTACCCCGAGGGCAACTTCATCGAGGCGACGGACGACACGCCATATTTGCAGATCGGCGAGCACAAATACGGCAAGCCGATCCTCGACCGCGTGGTCGAGCCGGGAACGACGCTGACGGATGCCAAGAAGGCCGTGCTGCTATCTATGGATTCGACGCTGCGCTCGAACCTGAGCGTCGGGCTGCCGCTGGATCTGTGCGTGATCGAGACGGACAAGATGATGATCTCTGAAATGCGACGGATCGAGGCGGACGATCAGGTCTTCGCCAGCATGTCGCAGGCCTGGAGCCAGGCCCTGCGCGACGGCTTCCGCGGTATCGAGATCTAA